Part of the Desulfovibrio porci genome is shown below.
TGCAGACCCGCAAGCTGCGTCCCAAGCCCCAGCCCCCGGCTCCGGCCCCGGAACCGGCCCAGTTCGCCGCCAAAGCCTGACCGCGCGGGGAAATCATGGATTGGAACGCCGCTCTTTACCGCAAAAGCCACGGTTTTGTGGCCGAATACGGCAAAAATCTGCTGGCCTGCGTCCCGGAAGACGCGGCCCAGTGTATTCTGGATTTCGGCTGCGGCACCGGCGAGCTGACCGCCGCCCTGGCCGGGAAAGCGGGGCAGGTGGTCGGCGTGGACCAGTCCGCCGCCATGATCCGGGCGGCGCGCGAAACGTATCCCGGTCCGGAATACCATGTTCTGGATGCGGCCGGACTGGCCGCCCAAGGCTGGACGGCCCGTTTCGATCTGGTCTTTTCCAATGCGGTCTTTCACTGGATTCAGGATCAGGAAACGCTGCTGCGCGCCCTGCATGCGGTTCTGAAGCCGGACGGCCTGCTGGTCTGCGAATTCGGCGCCCAGGGCAATGTGGCGGCCGTGTGCGCGGCCTTTGCCTCGGCACTGGCGACGCGCGGCCGGACCCGCGCCGACCCTTTCTATTTCCCCACTCCGGCGGCATACCGCCAAAAGCTGGAAACAGCGGGCTTCCAAGTCCGGTACATTGAGGACTACGACCGCCCCACGCCCCTGTCCGGCGGCGAAAACGGCCTCGCCCTCTGGCTGGAACAGTTTTTCGCCGAGGATCTGGCCGGTTTTGAACACACGGAGCAAATGAACATCTTTCGCGAGGTGGTGTGCGCCTTGCGGCCGCGCCTCTGGGACGGAGAGCGGTGGATCGCCGATTACCGGCGGCTCCGGCTGCTGGCCGTCAGAAACTGAACGGCCGGGGATTCACTCCTCCCGACGGCCACAGACCAGGCCCAGGCGGCGGCCGGATTCGGCGTAATGTTCCAGCAGGGTCTGCTGGATATGCCGAGCGTCGCGCCCGCGCACGGCGTCGTAAATGACTTCGTGCCGCTGATAGAATTCACGCGGCGAAAAAAGCGTGTCCCAGCACTTGTAGTAGAGGAATTTGGAGATGTGCGCGCAGGAATTGCGCGCGATGCCCGCCATCAGACGGTTGCGGCAGGGAGCCAGCAGGGCGTCGTGAAAGGCCTCGTCAATCTGGCTCAGCGCGGCCAGACCGGCGGCTTCGCGGCTCTGGCGCTCCATTTCGGCCAGAATTTCCGCTACCCCGGCCAAAGCCTTGTCGTCCCAGCGCTCCAGGGACTGAACAATGCAGGCCCCCTCCAGCGTGCCGCCCAGACAGTAGCTGTCCTCAATTTCCTGCACCGTAAGATGGCGGATGAACTTGGCCTTCTGCGGCAGGCCCGTGACCAGGCCCTGTTGCAGCAGGCTTTGCAGGGCTTCACGCACCGGTCCCCGGCTGATGCCGAGGTGTTCGGCGATCTCGGTTTCGCGGATGGGGTCGCCGGGCGTGAGCGTGCCGTCCAGCAGGCGTCCTTTGATGTAGGCAATGGCCTGGGCGCTGTATGTCTTGACCTGAGACAAGGGGGAGACTCCTCTCTTTTTTGTCCCTTGAGGTAGACTCAGGTCACGATAATGTCAACATTCCAGAAATGAATGCGGACGGTCCGGCCCCGGAAGAGGGAGAAGTCCGGAGGCCGGGCCGTCCGTGTTTTCAGGCTGTTTCTCCGCTCTCGCCGGGTTCGGCGAAGCGGCGGTTCCAGCCGGTCAGGACCGAGAAGAGCAGCACCGCCAGCAGCGCCCAGGAATAGGGATTGTACAGGGCCGCGCTGATGGGCGGCGCGGCGATGCCGTAGTTCTCGGCCGCGCTGTAGAGCGCACCGTACCAGGCGGCCACAGCGATATGCCAGGGCAGAATGAAGAAGACCGTGCACACCGCGCAGTCCATAAGGTTGGCGCGCCGGGCCGCAGCCAGGCGGAATTTCTCGCCCATGGGCCGCACCAGGCTGGGCCCCACCAGCAGTTCCGCCGGAGCGTTGGCCGAGATGGGGATGGACGCCAGAATGGTCACGCCCACAATGAAGAGCTCGGCCTGGCGCACGGTGGCCACCACGCTTTTCTGGGCGAATTCTAGAATCTTGCCCATAATGCCGCATTCCACAAGTATCTGGGTCACGGCCAGAATCAGGATGGCGAAGATAATGGCCCCCACCACGCCGTCGATGCCGGACTGAATGATGCCCGTGGAGCCCCCGGCCTTGGCCGGGATGCCGAAGATGTCGGCGGGCTTGAGCGTGCCGGTGCAGAAGCCCACCAGGGCCGCCGTCACGTTGCCGTAAATCAGGGCCTCAATGATATGCCTGCCGCAGAGAGCCGCCGTCACGACCACCACCAGGGCCAGCAGCATAAACACGCCAGAAGGATTCAGATTGGCCTGGATGGCGGGCAGCACGCGCACCTCCCCGCCGCCGCCCAGAAAAAGAAAGGCGGCGCCCGCGATGGCGGCTGCGCTTATGGCCAGCGGGAAGCGGCTGCGCACCACCTCGCGCATGCTCGCGCCCTGGGTGTAGGCCGAGACGATGGTCGTGTCCGACACCGGGGCAAGGTTGTCCCCGAAGGCCGCGCCGGACAGAATGGCCAGGCCGAGCATGGCCGGGTCCGCCCCCAGAAAATATCCCGCCGGATAGAGCACCGGCGTCAGGGCGATGCAGGTGCCCGTACTGGTTCCCGTGCCCAGCGCGAAGAGCATGGCCGCCAGAAAGACCAGCAGGGTGAAGACAGCGCCCTGCGCCCCGGTGGTCATGCCCAGCCACAGCAGACCGTTGACCAGCCCGCCGGCGGCCATGAGCTTGCCGAAAACCCCGGCGAACAGCCAGGCCGTGACGATGACGATACCCGTCTTGTCCCCGATGCCGCGCATGGCGGCCTTACAGTATTCCGCTTTGTCCCGGGCGAAGAAGAGCCCGATGGTCAGGGCCAGCCAGGCGCAGGCCCAGAAGGGTTTGGTGCCGCCGCGCTCGGCCACGGAGAGCCAGATCAGACCGATAACCAGAACGCCCAGGGGCACGAGCCCGCCCAGCATGCCGCCATACATCCGCAATATTTTTTCCTGCATGGTCCTTTTCCTTTTGTTTTTCCCGGTCAGGCCGGAAAACTGCGGGAGATGCGCCGCGCGCCCGGTTCCGCAAGGAGCCGGGCGCGCGGCCGGGGATTATGACGCCTGCCGGAAGGAATCCAGATAGGCATAGAGGGCCGGGGAACCGCCGGTGTGCAGGAAGAGCAGGTTCGCGCCCTTTTTGAAATGGTCCTTGCGCACCAGGTCTATCAGGCCGGACATGGCCTTGCCCGAATACACCGGGTCCAAGAGAATGCTTTCGGTGCGGGCCAGCAGTTTGACCGCCTCCACCATGGCGTCGGTGGGCAGGGAATAGCCGGGGCCCACGTAATCGTCATAGGCCAGCACGGCCTCACGCGGAATATCCATGGCCACGCCCATATACTCGGCGGTTTTGCGCATCAGACTGTAAACCGCCTCTTCCTGCACGGGCTTTTTGCGGTTCACGCCGATGCCCGTGACCGGAATGTCCATATGGCAGCCCAGCAGACCCAGCAGAAAGCCCGCATGGGTTCCCGCGCTGCCGCTGGGTACAATGATGTGGTCGAAATTGAGCCCTTGCGCGAACATCTGCTGCATGAGCTCCTGCGCGCACTGCACATAGCCCAGCGCGCCCACTGGATTGGAGGCTCCGCCGGGCACGATGTACGGCTTGCGGCCCTCCCGCCGCAGCATCTCGGCCTTTTTTTCCATCTCGGCGGCCATGTCGCTGCCGCCGGGCACCACGCTGATGGAGCTCACCCCGAGCAGCTGATACAGGAAGTTATTGCCCGAAGCCTCCGGCTTGTAGCTGCCGGGCACGCGCTCCTCAAGCACCAGGTGGCATTCCAGGCCTTCCTTGACCGCCCAGGAAAGCGTCAGGCGGCAATGGTTGGACTGCACGGCCCCGCAGGTGATGATGGTGTCCGCTCCCTGGGCCAGGGCGTCGGCAATGGAGAAGTCCAGCTTGCGGGTCTTGTTGCCGCCGCCCGCGCCGGGCAGCAGGTCGTCCCGTTTGATCCAGATGTTGACCTTGTTGTCCAGGGCCTTGCTGAAGGCGGGCAGAAATTCCAGCGGCGTGGCTTCCTGCACATAGCCGCGACGGGGAAAACAGGCAAGATTCATGGCGACTCCTTTGATGGATTTGGCCGGATATAAGGAAAGCGGCCCGTTAATTTGTTATATGTTGAATGTTGACATTATGTTGTGATTCACTTGTGACAAATAGCTCAAAAGCTGTCAATAAAAAAATCCCGATTTTTCCGGCAACCCGGCTCCCGGAAGGTCGCCCGGACCCGTGGAAAAGACGGCCGCGCCTTTTCCCGGCAAAGCGGACCGGAATCTTTGCGGCGAACTTTTTTCCGCAAGCCTCGCGCGGTGAAAAAATTCCCGTACTTTTTTATTGACATCCGCCGGGCCTGGGGCTACTCACATTCCAACACGGAGTAATAACGTCATGTCCCAGTTTGTTCCCGCCACCGCTTCCTCGTACGCCGCCGGCTTCAGCTGGTATTTTTTTGCGTACTTTACCGAAGCCTGTGGTCGGGAACTTCGCTGACGTCCGTTGTCCGCAAGTTCAAGGGCCGCAGGCAAACCGCCGGCGGCCCTTTTTTATTTCGGCCGCATGCGGGTTGTCTGCAAAAAAGCTGACACGCAACAAGAAAGGAGTTCCCCATGTACCTCGGCAAAAAAGTCCGTCTGGAGCGCATCATCAATCGTGAAAACGGCCGCACCATCATCGTGCCCATGGACCACGGCGTCACCCTCGGCGCTGTGGAGGGTCTGGTGGACATGCGCGAAACCGTCAACGACATGGCCGAGGGCGGCGCGGACGCGGTGCTCATGCACAAGGGCCTGGTGCGTTGCTCCCACCGCAACGCGGGCAAGGACGTGGGCCTTATCGTCCATCTTTCCGCCTCCACGGCCCTCTCGCCCTGCGGCAACACCAAAACCCTGGTGGGCACGGTGGAAGAAGGCATCAAACACGGCGCGGACTGCGTTTCCGTGCACATCAACCTGGGCGATCCCAACGAACGCCTGATGCTCACCGACCTGGGCCGGGTGGCCGAAGCCTGCGACAACTGGCACATGCCCCTGCTGGCCATGGTCTACGCGCGCGGCCCGCAGGTGAAGAACGGCTACGACCCCGCCGTGGTGGCCCATTGCGCCCGCGTGGGCGTGGAACTGGGCGCGGACATCGTCAAGGTGCCCTACACCGGCGACATTGAAAGCTTCTCCGACGTGGTGTCGGCCTGCTGCGTGCCCGTGGTCATTGCCGGCGGCGAGCGCATGGAGTCCACCCGCCAGATTCTGGAAATGGTCTACGACTCCCTCAAGGCGGGCGGCGCGGGCATTTCCGTGGGCCGCAACGTCTTCCAGCACCCCAACCGCGTCGCTCTGGTCAAGGCCCTGCGCGCCATCGTGCACGAAGACGCTTCCGTGGATCAGGCCATGCTGATCGTGGGAGAATAAGGCGTATGTCCCGCATCTATTTCCGTTGCGTCCCCTTTGACAAGGGGCAGGTCACCTTGGCTCTGGAATCCGGCGTGGACGGCGTGATCGTGCCGCGTGCGCGGGTGGAGCAGGTGGCCGGACTCTCGCGCTGTCCGGTCTGGGCCGACGAGGACGTGGCCGTGGCGGCGCTCACGGCCAAGGCCGACGAGGAAGCCGTGCTGGCCCGCCTCAAGAACGGTGAACGGGTGGCGCTGGCGCGCGGCTGGGAGGTCATCCCGGTGGAGAACCTGCTGGCCCAGAGTGACGCTGTGCTGGCCGAGGCCGGAAATCTGGACGAAGCCCGCCTGGCCGCCGGAATTCTGGAGCGCGGCGTGGACGGCATCGTGGTCCTGCCTGAAGCCGTGGGCGAACTCAAGGCCATCGTGGCCCAGTGCAAGCTCTCCCAGGGCCGTGAGCATCTGCTCCCCGGCGTGATCACCCGCGTGGAGCCCGTGGGCCTGGGGCACCGGGTCTGCGCGGACACCCTCTCCCTGCTGCGCAGGGGCCAGGGCATGCTGGTGGGCAATTCCAGCGCCTTCACCTTCCTGGTCCACGCCGAAACCGAACACAATGAATACGTGGCCGCGCGGCCCTTCCGGGTCAACGCCGGGGCCGTGCACGCCTACACGCGCCTGCCCCACGACAAGACCACCTATCTGGGCGAACTGCGCGCCGGGCAGGAGGTGCTCATCGTGGGCGCGGACGGCGAAACCGGCGTGGCCACTCTGGGCCGGGTCAAGATCGAAGTGCGGCCCATGCTGCTGATCGAGGCCCAAGTGGACTGCGAAGACGGCCCCAAAACGGGCACGGTCTTCCTCCAGAACGCCGAAACCATCCGGCTTACGGGTCCGGACGGCACGCCGCTGAGCGTGGTGGGCCTCAAGCCCGGCGATACGGTGCTCTGCCGCATCGACGAGGCGGGCCGCCATTTCGGCATGCGCGTGCGCGAAGAAATCCGGGAGGTCTAGGAGCATGGACGACGCCAGGGCACACTGGCCCCAGGGCCGGGACAGACAGGACGGCCCGGATACGGGGAACGGCGCGGACGGCTCACAGCGTCTGGCCGCCATCCGCAAGGAAATCGACACGGTGGATCAGGAACTGCTCCGCCTCTTCAACCGCCGCGCGGAGCTGAGCGTGGAAGTGGGCCGGATCAAGGCCACGGAACCGGGCATCATCTTCAAGCCCATGCGTGAGCGCGAAGTGCTGGACGGCCTGGCCGCCAAAAATCCCGGTCCCCTGCCGGAAGAGCATCTCAGGGCCATCTGGCGCGAGATATTCTCCTCCTCGCGCGCCCTGCAACGGCCGCAGAATGTGGCCTATCTCGGGCCGGAAGGCACCTTCTCCTACTTCGCGGGCGTGGAGTATCTCGGCCATGCGGCCAGCTTCCACCCCTGCGGAGACATCGCCCAGATTTTCGAAGAGGTCTGTTCCGGCCAGTGCGAACTGGGCGTGGTGCCTCTGGAAAATTCCCTCCAAGGCACGGTGGGCGTGAGTTTCGATCTCTTTCTCAAGCACGAGGTCTTTATTCAGGCCGAGCTCTTTTCGCGCATTTCGCACTGCCTGCTGAGCAACGCCCCGACTCTGGCCGCCGTGCGCACGGTTTACTCCCACCCGCAGCCCCTGGCCCAATGCGGCGGCTGGCTGCGCGCGCATCTGCCGGGAGCGGCCCTGATTCCCGTAGAGTCCACGGCGGCGGCGGCCCAACGCGCCGCCAACCAGCCGGATGCGGCGGCCATCGGCCACGGCAAGCTGGCCGACATGCTCGGCCTGGGCGTGCTGGCCCGGCGCATTGAGGATGAACCCGGCAACTGGACGCGCTTTGTGATCATCGGCCCCAAATCGGCCCAGGTCCCCCAGGGCGCTGAGCCCCGGCCCACGCCCGGCGGGTGCAACGGCGCGGACAAGACATCCCTGCTCTTCACCCTGCCGGACAAAGCCGGTTCCCTTTCCACGGTGCTGGACCTGCTGGCCGGGCACGAGATCAACATGCGCAAGCTGGAATCCCGCCCCCTGCGCGGCCAGTGCTGGAAATACGTCTTCTTCGCGGACGTGGAAAGCGATCTGGAAGACCCGCGCCACGCGGCCCTGCTGGAACGCCTGCGCAACGCCTGCACCAGTTTCCGCATCCTGGGCAGCTATCCCACCGGCCCGCAGCTGGACCGCATGAGCCTCAGCGGGGACGACGCCTCCGACGAACAAGGGATCTAAGACCATGCTTCAGAACACAGAACACACTTCGGTCGTTACGGTCACAGCCCCGGCTTCCAAATCCCTGTCCCACCGCTACCTCATCGGCGCGGCCCTGGCCGGAGGCGCATCCACGGTGCGCCACACCCTGGAAAGCGCGGACCTGGAATGCACCAGAACCATCCTCGCGGGCGCGGGCGCGCGCCTGGAACCGCTCGAAGCCTCCGGCGACGGGGCGGACAGCGGCAGCGGCGGCTGGCGGGTCCACGGCCTCGGCGGCGCGCCGCGCGGCGGACAGGAGGGACGGCCCCTGTCCTGCGACGTGCGCGAGTCCGGCACCACCTGCCGCCTGCTCACGGCCGTGCTGGCCGCCGGGGAGGGGCTGTTCCGCATCCACGGCGCGCAACGCATGCACGAGCGCCCCATCGGCGAGCTCACCGACGCCCTGACCGCGCTGGGCGCGGGCGTGGTCTTTGAAGGCACGCCCGGCTGTCCGCCCCTGCTGCTCCAGGCCCACGGCCTGAATCCGGCTCTGGCCGGAGAAGGCGGCGTGCTCCGGCTGGGTATGGACGTTTCCAGCCAGTATTTTTCCGGCCTGCTGCTGGCCGCGCCGCTCTGCCCCGCGCCGCTCCGCCTGGAGCTGGCCGGGCGCAAGGCCGTGTCCTGGCCCTATGTGGGCCTGACCCTGCAATGCCTCACGGACTTCGGCATCAGCTTCAGCGTGGAGACGCGCAAGAATGAGGAAGCCCCCTGGCAGGCCCTGCCGGAAGGGGCCTGGCGCGGCCTGGACGAAGCCCGCCCCAGCTGCCTGCGCGTCCGGGTGCAGCCCGGCGCATACCGGAGCGGCGACTATACTGTGGAAGGCGACTGGTCCGGCGCGTCCTATTTTCTGGCCGCCGGGGCGCTGGGCCGTCGGCCTGTGCGCGTGGAAGGCCTGCGGGCCGACTCCCTCCAAGGGGACCGGGCCATGCTGGACATTCTCCGCAAAATGGGCGCGCGTCTGGAGGTTGAAACCGAAGCCGTCACGGCGTACCCCTCGGCCCTGCACGGCGTGGCCCTGGACATGGGCTCCTGCCCGGACCTGGTGCCCACGGTGGCGGTGCTGGCCGCCTTTGCCCAGGGTTCTACCCGCATCAGCAACGTGGCCCATCTGCGCGTCAAGGAATCGGACCGGATCAGCGCCCCGGCCGAAGAACTGGCCAAAACCGGCGTCACCGTGGACCAGCTTTCGGACGGCATGCTGGTCAGCGGCCTGGCCGGACGCGGCTGCGGCAGACAGAACGCGCCGCGCCTGCCCGAGGGACTGAACCTCTGCGCGCACAACGACCACCGCATGGCCATGTCCCTGGCCCTGCTGGCCCTGCAGGAACCCGGCCTGCGCATGGAAACCCGACTGGACGATCCGACGGTGGTGCGCAAATCCTTTCCGCAATTCTGGAATGTCTGGAGCCGATTGCAATGAGCGCCGCCCAAACCCGCCCCCGCACGCCCGCCAAAACCGCGCTGATCGGCGCGGGCGGGCGCATGGGGGCCATGCTTTGCGCCAGAGCGGCCGCCGTCGGCCTGACGGTGGCCGGAGCGGACCAGCCCCTGGCCCCGGAAACGCTGGCCGCGGCCTGCGCCGATGCCGACCTGGCCCTGATCTGCGTGCCCGCCGCCGTGTTTGAAGAGGTGGTGCGGCTGGTGGAACCGCATCTGCCGCCCACGGCGGTGCTGGCCGACATCACTTCCGTCAAGGAGCGGCCGCTGCGCCAGATGGAAAAACTCTGGCCCGGCCCGGTGGTGGGCACCCACCCCCTGTTCGGCCCCAGGCCCGACCCGGAGGCGGACCAGCCGGTGGCCGTTGTCCCCGGCCACAACGCCACGGAAGGGCATCTGGCCATGGCCGAGGGCTTTTTCAGCGCCCTGGGCTGCCGCACTTTCCGCACCACGGCGGAAAAGCACGACCAGGCCATGGCCCGCATTCAGAACATGAACTTCATCACCAATCTGGCCTACTTCGCCCTGCTGGCCGGGCAGGAGGACCTGCTGCCCTTTCTCACGCCCTCGTTCCGCCGCCGCCAAAACGCGGCGCGCAAAATGCTCACCGAGGACGCCCGGCTCTTCTCCGGCCTGTTCGAGGCCAATCCCCACAGCCACGAAGCCGTGCGCCAGTACCGCCAGATGCTCAACCTGGCCGCCGCCGGCGATATCGACCTGCTCTGCCGCCGCGCCCAGTGGTGGTGGGAGGACGGCGCGGGCGGCGGAAGCTGAGCCGCGTCAGCGGAAAAAGGCCATGCTCGCCGCGTCCAGCGGCAACTCCAGAAGCCGCCGCCGGGGCTCTTCCCAGGAAGAGTTGTCGTACAACCGCAACATCTCCCCATCCGGTTCCACCACCAGGGTGAATTTCTGCCCCCGCAAGGTAATGGCCGTGCCCTTTCCTTTTTCCGTCCATTGCTCCTTGACTTCCCTGATTTGCATGGGGGCATCGTTGCCGTATTCAATCAGGCGCGGGTCCAGAGCGGTCAGCGTGCGGGCTCGCGGGTCATGCCGCAAAAGGGGAACGCCGTCCACGCCCCTGATGATCTCACAACGCGACAAGGCGAAGGGCGCGGCGCGCACGGCCGCATCCAGCGCGGCGTCCAGGCCGGGCATCCGCATATAGAAAGGTGAGGTGCTGCCTCCGGAACGCATGATATAGGCGGATTCCTCGGATTCGACGATAAAGGCCTGCTCCCTGCCCTCGGGCGTCCCCGGCAGGGCGAAACGCAGGCGGGGGCGCCCGTTCTCGCTTGTAAGGCCGTGCCGGACTATGACGCTCGTATAGCGGGTATGCAGGCGCAATGGCCCGGAGGCCGTCACAAGGCCCGAAACGTCGGCGACAAGCTTGCCGACCGCCACCACGTTTTCACCTCTTCCGGGCGCGTCGCCCGGCGTATAGCGCCTGCAGTCCACAGCTTCTTGACTCAATGGCAGACACCACCACGCGCCCACGGACAACATTTCTTCCGCTCCGCCCGGTGCGGGGAGAAGCAGAAAGCACACAAGACACAGGCCCGTCAAACCGCGCATAGATCTTCCTTTTTGTTTGAAACAACATTGATACGTTGGAGATCCGCCCATTCGCCCTCCAGGAAGTTTTGAAGCTGGAGGGTTCCCGCCAAGAGCCGTATGAGGACGTGAAAATTTGTACCGACGGCTATGCCGCCGGTTTTCTGGAGAGAACATACGTTGTTGCGGTTTCCGGGTCCAGCCGGGGCGTTCCGGCACGTTACATTTCCGGAAAACGGCGGACCGGCGCGTCTTATCGCGGCCGCGCCGCTTCCGTCGCGTGTGCCGCCGCATGCCTGCGCACGGCGCTTTCCACGGCCCCGCTCTCGCGCAGCAGCAGCATCAGGCCCAGCGAGGCCAGCAGGCTCACGCCGAAGATCACGTCCGAGGCGGCATAACTGCCGGTCAGGTCGTGTGAAAGCCCCATGATGGGAAAACCCGCGCTACGCAGAATGATGAAAATGGAAATGAACTTGTAGGACGGCAGAAAATTGCCGCCGCCGAAGTAATAGGAGACCACGGCGGGCAGAATGGCCCACAGGCCGCCGATGCAGCCGCCGAAACTCAGGCTGAAGGCGGTCATGGTCCAGATGCCGGAAGGCAGAAAGCCCAGAGCCAGGCTTGCCGCGCTGCAGAGCATGACCAGGCGCGCGGCGAAAAGCGGAGTAAAACGGTCGCAGACCCAGCCCCAGGCATATTTGGCCAGAGCCGCCAGAAAGGCCGAGGCGCAGGCCAGCAGCATGGCCGGGTAGGCCTCCAGACCCAGATCCGCGAAGCGCGGTTTCATCTGGCTCATAACCGCGGAAGCGACCATGAGCGCCAGGCCGAAGGCCAGTCCCAGAAGCCAAGCTTGGGGCGAACGCAGCAAGTGGGAAAAGGAGACGTCCGCCGGGGGCAGCGAGGAACGCCTTGGCTCGTGCCGCCGCCCGTCGGGATGCAGCCCCATGGCCTGGGGCGTGTCCCGCCCCAGAAACCAGGCCAGGGGAGCCAGGGCGCAGGTCGCCAGGCCCAAGGCCAGATAGGCTGTACTCACGTCAAAATAGCGGATCAGCACCAGGCTCACAAAGGGCAGGATCGCGCCTGAAAGCGAAGTGCCCGCGTTGGCCAGGCCGAAGGCCCGGCCCCGGTAGTGATAAAACCAGTTGCTGACCAGGGCGTTGCCCACCACGCCGCCGCAGATCTGGGTGGAAATCCAGGCCACGATGGAAAGCAGGGTGAACAGCCGGATGTCCCCGGTCATGCCCATCAGGGCTATGGAGACGCCGCCCGCCAGCGCCCCCAGGGCCGTAAGGCGGCGCAGGGAGCAGCGGGTGGAAACAGCGGCGGCCAGCGGCATGGCGAACTGCCCCATGAGCGAGGCTATGCCCATGCTGATGTTGATTCCCGCCCGGCTCCAGCCGTGGGCCGCGCACAGAGGTTCCATAAAGGCGTTCATGCAGTAGAGCACGCTGCCCTGGAGCATAAAATTGCCGCCCAGCGCGAGCAGGCTGATCTTCCATCCGTAAAACACTGTTTTTCCCCGTGCCGCGAACGGCGTAGCGGATCACTGCCGCGGGCGCGGCGTCTCAGCACTCCCCACAAACAAGTTCATTGCCCATCAGCACGCCGGTGACGCTGATGTCGGGGCACTTTCCCGCGTTCTATCTTGTCCGGCAGAGGCATGCTTTTTGCTATCTTACCGCTGATCGCCAAAATCGCAACAGCGGAAAACGCCGCGGGAAATCCCTATGTTCGGCAAGCAGCAAGACCCCAGCAGGACGGAAGAAGCCACCGCGAAACGCAAACAAAAACAGCGTGAGGAGGGCAACGTCCCCAAATCCCAGGAACTGGGCAAAGCCGTGAGCCTCACGGGCGGACTCATCGCCCTCCATCTCTGGCTGGGCCCCATGTCCGAGGGCATCAAAAACCTTTTCCGGCGCTTTCTGAGCC
Proteins encoded:
- a CDS encoding class I SAM-dependent methyltransferase; the encoded protein is MDWNAALYRKSHGFVAEYGKNLLACVPEDAAQCILDFGCGTGELTAALAGKAGQVVGVDQSAAMIRAARETYPGPEYHVLDAAGLAAQGWTARFDLVFSNAVFHWIQDQETLLRALHAVLKPDGLLVCEFGAQGNVAAVCAAFASALATRGRTRADPFYFPTPAAYRQKLETAGFQVRYIEDYDRPTPLSGGENGLALWLEQFFAEDLAGFEHTEQMNIFREVVCALRPRLWDGERWIADYRRLRLLAVRN
- a CDS encoding GntR family transcriptional regulator produces the protein MSQVKTYSAQAIAYIKGRLLDGTLTPGDPIRETEIAEHLGISRGPVREALQSLLQQGLVTGLPQKAKFIRHLTVQEIEDSYCLGGTLEGACIVQSLERWDDKALAGVAEILAEMERQSREAAGLAALSQIDEAFHDALLAPCRNRLMAGIARNSCAHISKFLYYKCWDTLFSPREFYQRHEVIYDAVRGRDARHIQQTLLEHYAESGRRLGLVCGRREE
- a CDS encoding Na+/H+ antiporter NhaC family protein, whose product is MQEKILRMYGGMLGGLVPLGVLVIGLIWLSVAERGGTKPFWACAWLALTIGLFFARDKAEYCKAAMRGIGDKTGIVIVTAWLFAGVFGKLMAAGGLVNGLLWLGMTTGAQGAVFTLLVFLAAMLFALGTGTSTGTCIALTPVLYPAGYFLGADPAMLGLAILSGAAFGDNLAPVSDTTIVSAYTQGASMREVVRSRFPLAISAAAIAGAAFLFLGGGGEVRVLPAIQANLNPSGVFMLLALVVVVTAALCGRHIIEALIYGNVTAALVGFCTGTLKPADIFGIPAKAGGSTGIIQSGIDGVVGAIIFAILILAVTQILVECGIMGKILEFAQKSVVATVRQAELFIVGVTILASIPISANAPAELLVGPSLVRPMGEKFRLAAARRANLMDCAVCTVFFILPWHIAVAAWYGALYSAAENYGIAAPPISAALYNPYSWALLAVLLFSVLTGWNRRFAEPGESGETA
- the cuyA gene encoding D-cysteate sulfo-lyase, with product MNLACFPRRGYVQEATPLEFLPAFSKALDNKVNIWIKRDDLLPGAGGGNKTRKLDFSIADALAQGADTIITCGAVQSNHCRLTLSWAVKEGLECHLVLEERVPGSYKPEASGNNFLYQLLGVSSISVVPGGSDMAAEMEKKAEMLRREGRKPYIVPGGASNPVGALGYVQCAQELMQQMFAQGLNFDHIIVPSGSAGTHAGFLLGLLGCHMDIPVTGIGVNRKKPVQEEAVYSLMRKTAEYMGVAMDIPREAVLAYDDYVGPGYSLPTDAMVEAVKLLARTESILLDPVYSGKAMSGLIDLVRKDHFKKGANLLFLHTGGSPALYAYLDSFRQAS
- a CDS encoding 2-amino-3,7-dideoxy-D-threo-hept-6-ulosonate synthase, whose amino-acid sequence is MYLGKKVRLERIINRENGRTIIVPMDHGVTLGAVEGLVDMRETVNDMAEGGADAVLMHKGLVRCSHRNAGKDVGLIVHLSASTALSPCGNTKTLVGTVEEGIKHGADCVSVHINLGDPNERLMLTDLGRVAEACDNWHMPLLAMVYARGPQVKNGYDPAVVAHCARVGVELGADIVKVPYTGDIESFSDVVSACCVPVVIAGGERMESTRQILEMVYDSLKAGGAGISVGRNVFQHPNRVALVKALRAIVHEDASVDQAMLIVGE
- a CDS encoding 3-dehydroquinate synthase II family protein, with the translated sequence MSRIYFRCVPFDKGQVTLALESGVDGVIVPRARVEQVAGLSRCPVWADEDVAVAALTAKADEEAVLARLKNGERVALARGWEVIPVENLLAQSDAVLAEAGNLDEARLAAGILERGVDGIVVLPEAVGELKAIVAQCKLSQGREHLLPGVITRVEPVGLGHRVCADTLSLLRRGQGMLVGNSSAFTFLVHAETEHNEYVAARPFRVNAGAVHAYTRLPHDKTTYLGELRAGQEVLIVGADGETGVATLGRVKIEVRPMLLIEAQVDCEDGPKTGTVFLQNAETIRLTGPDGTPLSVVGLKPGDTVLCRIDEAGRHFGMRVREEIREV
- the pheA gene encoding prephenate dehydratase, with translation MDDARAHWPQGRDRQDGPDTGNGADGSQRLAAIRKEIDTVDQELLRLFNRRAELSVEVGRIKATEPGIIFKPMREREVLDGLAAKNPGPLPEEHLRAIWREIFSSSRALQRPQNVAYLGPEGTFSYFAGVEYLGHAASFHPCGDIAQIFEEVCSGQCELGVVPLENSLQGTVGVSFDLFLKHEVFIQAELFSRISHCLLSNAPTLAAVRTVYSHPQPLAQCGGWLRAHLPGAALIPVESTAAAAQRAANQPDAAAIGHGKLADMLGLGVLARRIEDEPGNWTRFVIIGPKSAQVPQGAEPRPTPGGCNGADKTSLLFTLPDKAGSLSTVLDLLAGHEINMRKLESRPLRGQCWKYVFFADVESDLEDPRHAALLERLRNACTSFRILGSYPTGPQLDRMSLSGDDASDEQGI
- a CDS encoding 3-phosphoshikimate 1-carboxyvinyltransferase, which produces MLQNTEHTSVVTVTAPASKSLSHRYLIGAALAGGASTVRHTLESADLECTRTILAGAGARLEPLEASGDGADSGSGGWRVHGLGGAPRGGQEGRPLSCDVRESGTTCRLLTAVLAAGEGLFRIHGAQRMHERPIGELTDALTALGAGVVFEGTPGCPPLLLQAHGLNPALAGEGGVLRLGMDVSSQYFSGLLLAAPLCPAPLRLELAGRKAVSWPYVGLTLQCLTDFGISFSVETRKNEEAPWQALPEGAWRGLDEARPSCLRVRVQPGAYRSGDYTVEGDWSGASYFLAAGALGRRPVRVEGLRADSLQGDRAMLDILRKMGARLEVETEAVTAYPSALHGVALDMGSCPDLVPTVAVLAAFAQGSTRISNVAHLRVKESDRISAPAEELAKTGVTVDQLSDGMLVSGLAGRGCGRQNAPRLPEGLNLCAHNDHRMAMSLALLALQEPGLRMETRLDDPTVVRKSFPQFWNVWSRLQ